The Pedococcus dokdonensis region ACGCCATCCGTGACGTCGGGTCCGCCCTCGGGCTGCCGCCGGTGGAGATCGACGAGATCGCCAAGGCCTTCCCGCACATCCGCGCCCGTGACGCGCGCAACGCCATCGCCGAGCTGCCCGAGCTGCGGGCACGGGGGCTGGACAGCCCACGGCTGCGGGCGCTGTTCGACCTGGTCGAGCGGCTCGACGGCCTGCCCCGCCACATCGCGCTGCACCCGTGCGGGGTGATCCTGTCCGACGGCAGCCTGCTCGACCGCACCCCGGTCGAGGCGAGCTGGCTGGGGTTCCCGATGAGCCAGTTCGACAAGGACGACGTCGAGACCCTCGGGCTGCTCAAGCTCGACGTCCTCGGCATCCGCATGCAGTCCGCGATGGCGCACGCCGTGGCCGAGGTGGCCCGGGTCGACGGGGTCCAGGTCGACCTCGACGACCAGGCCCAGGTGCCGCTCGACGACGAGGCGACCTTCCGGCTGATCCGCACCAGCCACACCCTCGGCTGCTTCCAGATCGAGAGCCCGGGTCAGCGTGAGCTGATCGGCAAGTTCGGCCCGGAGCGCTTCGAGGACCTCGTCATCGACATCTCGCTGTTCCGCCCCGGTCCGGTGAAGTCCGACATGATCACGCCGTTCCTCGAGGCGCGGCACGGGTGGAAGGAGGTCAGCTACCTGCATCCGACGCTCATCGAGGCACTGCGCGAGACCGAGGGCGTCGTCGTCTTCCACGAGCAGGTGCTGATGATCGTCGCCGAGACCACCGGGGTGTCGCTGGCCCAGGCCGACGAGGTCCGCCGCACCCTCGGCACCCCCAAGGGCCAGCGCGAGATCGAGGCCTGGTGGCGACCCGCGGCACGGGCCCGCGGCTACACCGCAGACGACCTCGACAAGATCTGGGAGGTGCTCAAGGCGTTCGCGTCGTTCGGGTTCTGCAAGGCGCACGCGGCGGCCTTCGCGCTGCCCACCTACCACTCGGCCTGGCTCAAGACGCACCACGCCGCCGCGTTCCTCTCCGGGGTGCTCACCCACGACCCGGGCATGTACCCCAAGCGGCTCATCCTCGACGACGCGCGCAGCCTGGGCATCGCGGTGCTCGGACTCGATGTGAACGCCTCCACCGGCAGCTACCGCATCGAGCGGCTGGACGCCCCTGCCGCCCCCACTGACCACACTGACCCTGCTGACCCTGCTGACCCTGCTGACCCCGGCCTCAGGGACGGTGACCTGTTCGACCACGTCGCCCCGTTCACGCCCCCGCACCCCGACCTGCCCGACGCCAGCCGCTACGGCATCCGGCTGTCGCTGGCCGACGTGCGCGGCATCAACGACGCCGAGGTGGCCCGGATCGTCGCGGGGCAGCCCTATGCCGGGCTGTCCGACTTCTGGCACCGTGCCCGCGTCTCGCGCCCGGTCGCCGAGCGACTCGTCCTGGCCGGCGGGTTCGACAGCCTCTACGGCATGCGGGTCGAGTCCGCCGGGATCGGGGCCGGCGGGCTCGGGCGCCGGGGCCGCACCACCCGTCGCGACCTGTTGCTCCACGTCGCCGAGCTCGACCGCTACGGACGGGCGCTGGACCGCTCCGCCAAGCGGGCCGCGCCACGGCGGGGCAGGGGAGCCGCCACTGCGGCATCCGACCTGGCGCTCGGCGACGGGCAGGTGCGGGCCAGGGCGGCGGCGCAGTCCCAGGGCGCCCTGCCGGTGACCGCGGCCGAGCAGCAACCCACCCAGCTCGCGCTCGACCTCGGTGACCGGCCCGAGCTGACCAGCGGCACCGGTCTGCCCGAGCTGTCCGGCCCGGAGCGCGTCCGGGCCGAGCTCGACATCCTCGGCCTCGACGCCAGCGCCCACGTCGTCGCCTTCTACGCGCCGATGCTCGACGCCCTCGGGGTGACCCGCAGCCGCGACCTGCTGCGGGCGCGCAGCCGGTCGACCGTGTGGGCCTGCGGGGTCAAGGTCGCCACCCAGACCCCGCCGATCCGCACCGGGCGCCGGGTGGTCTTCCTCACCCTCGACGACTCCACCGGTCCGGTCGACGCGACCTTCTTCGAGGACGTCCAGGGGCCTTACGCCGCAACGGTCTTCCACTCGTGGATGCTGCTCGTGCGAGGAGTGGTGCGACGCACCGGGCCGCGCGGGGTCTCGTTGCGGGCGACGGGGGCGTGGGAGCTCACGCCGTTGTGGGAGGCGTGGCTGGCCGGTGGCCTCGAGGCGGTGTATGCCGCGATGGAGGCGACCGAGCAGGCCGCCACCGAGCAGGCGCAGGCCCTGGAGGCAGCCCATCAGGAGCAGGTGGGGGCGGGGCGACGGGTGCTGGTCCACGCCTCGGGGTTCCGCCAGTCGCCCTACGCCGACATCCGTCCGGCCGGCGAGGACGTGCGCGGCTCGCACCGGCTGGGTCAGGGCGTGGTCGTGCCCGATGGTCGCGAGGCGGAGCAGTTCAGTCCGCCGCGCAAGCTCTGGCACTCCAGTCCCGGCAGCAGCGGCCACTGAGCTTCGCACCGGCGCCACGACCGTCGCCGGCTCGACCCCTGCACCGACCGCACCGACACGCACCGACTCGCACCGACCGCACCGACGCACCGACTCGCACCGACGCACCGACTCGCACCGACTCGCACCGACCGCAGCGACCGCACCGACGCACCGACTCCACCGACTCCACCGACTCCACCGACCGCACCGACCGCACCGACTCGCACCGACGCACCGACTCGCACCGACCGCGCGGTCGTGCCGGTGCCCCGACACCCCCGACGACTAGGCTGGCCGGAGCACCAACAGACCCAGCACAGGAGGTGGCCGACGTGGCCGAAGAGCAGTGGCGGCACCGGCGCGGAGGCGTCGAGACGGCCCTGCGGACCTCGGCGGTGTGGGCCTCGGTGCGCGGCCTCATCGAGCGCCGCGAGGCGGAGCTGGGCCGTCCGCTGCGGGTGCTCGACCTCGGCGGCGGCACCGGTGGGCTGGCCGTCCCGCTCGCCGAGCTGGGCCACCAGGTCACCGTCGTCGACCCCAGCCCGGACGCCCTGGCCTCGCTGTCCCGGCGCAGCAGCGAGCGTGGTGTCGCCGACCGGGTCACCGCGCTCCAGGGCGACGCCGACTCGCTCGCCGGCTTCGTCGGCGACGAGCAGCTCGACCTCGTCTGCTGCCACGGCACCCTCGAGGTCGTCGACGACCCCGCGGCCACCCTCGCCGCGCTCGCTGGGGTGCTCGCCCCCGGTGGTTACCTCAGCCTGGTCGCCGCAGGGCGGCTCGCCGTCGTGCTCGCCCGGGCGCTGGCCGGCCAGTTCGCCCAGGCCCACACCGCCCTCACCTCGGCGGACGGCCGCTGGGGCAGCGCCGACCCGTTGCCCCGCCGCTTCGACGCGACCGAGCTGCGGACCCTGGTCGAGCAGTCCGGCCTGACCGTCGAGGACGTCCACGGCGTGCGCGTGTTCAGCGACCTCGTCCCGTCCGCGCTGATCGACTCCGACGCCGACCGGGTCGCGCTGCTCGAGCTCGAGCAGGCGGCCACGGCACACCCGGACTTCGGCTTCCTCGGGCAGCTCGGCGCGGCCGTGCACGTCCTCGCCCGTCGCTGACCGGGTGCGGACCACGGGACCACCGCGATGAGCCGGCGTCAGTACGCGCTTCCGCAGCGCAACGACGAGCACCCCCCGGACGACACGGGGTGCACGGTGCTGCACGTCGACATGGATGCCTTCTACGCCTCGGCGTCCCTGCTCAGCCGCCCCGAGCTGGTCGGCACCCCGGTGATCATCGGCGGGGGCGGCAACCGTGGGGTGGTGCTGTCCGCGACCTACGAGGCCCGCAGGTTCGGGGTCGCCTCCGCGATGCCGATGGCCCGAGCCCGGCGGCTGTGCCCCACGGCCACCGTCGTCGCCCCCGACTACGCGCTCTACAGCACCATCTCGGCTGCCGTGATGGCGACCTTCGAGACGATCACCCCGATCGTGGAGCCGCTGTCCCTCGACGAGGCGTTCCTCGACGTGGCCGGAGCGGTCCGCCGGCTCGGCACCCCGGCCGCCATCGGCCAGCTGATCCGCGACACCATCCACGACGAGCAGGGCATCACCTGCTCGGTCGGGGTCGCGCCGACCAAGTTCGTGGCCAAGCTGGCCTCCGGGCTCGCCAAACCCGACGGCATGGTGGTGGTGCCCCGCGACGAGGTGGTCACCTTCGTCCAGCAGCTGCCGGTGGGCGCCCTCTGGGGTGTGGGCGACAAGACCGAGGAGGCGCTGCTGCGGCTCGGGCTGCACACCGTCGCCGACATCGCGCACACTCCGCTCGACACCCTGCGCCGGGCCCTGGGCGAGAGCGCCGGCCCCCACCTGCACGACCTGGCCTGGGGCCGCGATCCCCGGCACGTCGAGGTGCAGCGCCGCGAGCGCAGCATCGGCTCCGACGAGACCTTCGAGTTCGACGTCGACGACCCGGCCTACATCCACCGGCAGCTGCTCAAGCTCAGCGACCGGACCGCCGCCCGGGTCCGCTCGGCCCGGATGATGGGGCGCACGGTCACCATCCGGGTGCGCTTCTCCGACTTCACCACCATCACCCGCAGCCGCACCCTGCGTGACCCCACCGACGTCAGCCGGGAGATCTTCGACACCGCCAAGAGCCTCTACGACGCCTTGGGGCTGCAGCGTGCCCGGATCCGGTTGGTCGGGGTGCGCATGGAGGGCCTGGTCGAGAGCGAGGGGGCGCCCATCCAGGGCACCCTCGACGAGCCCGACCACGGGTGGCGTGAGGCCGACCGCGCGGTCGACCGCGCCAGTGCCCGGTTCGGCGCCGGGAGTGTCCGCCCGGCCAGCCTGATCAGCGACCGTGAGCGCGAGCGCAGACGGGGCGAGCGGGGTGAGCGAGGTGTCGATCCGGGGACGCCGAGACCTCGACCGGCGAACGGGTAGTGCAACACCGCGTGGCGACATATCCTGAAGAGGTCAGCGGAAGGCCACTGACCGGCGACGATGCCCCCGGCAACGAATCCGAGGCCTGACGCGTTGAAGTGGGTGCACGCCGAACGTCCAGGAGGTCACCGTGCCGCTCTCCGAGCACGAACAGCAGCTGCTTGAGCAGATGGAGCAGGCGCTGTATGCCGAGGACCCCAAGTTCGCGTCGCAGATGCAGGGCGCCGGTGCCCGGCGCTCGGCCCGCCGGCGGATGGCTGTCGGGGTGGTGGGGGTCGTCCTCGGGCTCGCGCTCGTGCTGGTCGGCGTCAACACCACGATGTGGATCGGCGCCGTCGGGTTCGCCGTCATGGTCGGGGCGGTGGCGTTCGCGCTCACGCCGCCGCGTCGCAAGGCCGGTCTCGGCACCGTCCAGCCGGACGGCAGCGTCCGCCGCTCCACCCCCGGCAAGTCGGCCAGCCGGTCCAAGTCCACCAAGTCCGGCGGGTCCTTCATGGACCGCATGGAGGAGCGCTGGGACAAGCGCCGCGACGACGGCCTCTGACCGGTCCGGTAGTGGGCTTCAGGCCCGGCTGACCAACACCCCGGCCACCCACGTGACCGCGATGGCCAGGGCGGCGAGCAGCTCGATCCCCATCGACAGGAACACCGCCTTGAGGGCGGCCTTGGTCGAGGTCCAGGCGGCCGCACGGTCCTTGGAGTGCCCCAGCTCGACCAGGTAGATCCCGCCCACGAAACCGATCG contains the following coding sequences:
- a CDS encoding DNA polymerase III subunit alpha, with product MSTEFVHLHVASGFSMRYGTSTPEALVERAAQHRQPILALTDRDGLYGAVRFVQAATAAGIAPVLGVDLAVGPDAPRPGEVGAPPTAARTPVRGGAERDARHPRVTVLAQGRAAGVPAGVGWAALCRLVTQTHLRGERGVPVSSMAVLAGACGGVPGEGAPGGGVPGEGAPGSGTPGSGTPGSGAPSPLVVLLGPDSDVGRALLARRTDRARELLAGWRRRLPPDALVVEVVCHGGPEGTPASRSHARRLLGLADEQGVPAVLTAAVRHVDPGESAVVDVLDAARRLVALDTRHLDRVTDAAHLASTDTMHAVAREVTGGDAGRADALVARTLALGLGCAQSARHDLGIGSIHLPEPDRLGVEPGMSAQVMLEQRCRAAVAWRYPGAGDAELMAIESRLSDELKVIAELGYPTYFLTVAQVVDLIREMGVRVAARGSGAGSLVNYLLGISGVDPVRYRLLMERFCSPLRAELPDIDIDVESARRTEVYERILDRFGGERVTCVSMMDTYKVRHAIRDVGSALGLPPVEIDEIAKAFPHIRARDARNAIAELPELRARGLDSPRLRALFDLVERLDGLPRHIALHPCGVILSDGSLLDRTPVEASWLGFPMSQFDKDDVETLGLLKLDVLGIRMQSAMAHAVAEVARVDGVQVDLDDQAQVPLDDEATFRLIRTSHTLGCFQIESPGQRELIGKFGPERFEDLVIDISLFRPGPVKSDMITPFLEARHGWKEVSYLHPTLIEALRETEGVVVFHEQVLMIVAETTGVSLAQADEVRRTLGTPKGQREIEAWWRPAARARGYTADDLDKIWEVLKAFASFGFCKAHAAAFALPTYHSAWLKTHHAAAFLSGVLTHDPGMYPKRLILDDARSLGIAVLGLDVNASTGSYRIERLDAPAAPTDHTDPADPADPADPGLRDGDLFDHVAPFTPPHPDLPDASRYGIRLSLADVRGINDAEVARIVAGQPYAGLSDFWHRARVSRPVAERLVLAGGFDSLYGMRVESAGIGAGGLGRRGRTTRRDLLLHVAELDRYGRALDRSAKRAAPRRGRGAATAASDLALGDGQVRARAAAQSQGALPVTAAEQQPTQLALDLGDRPELTSGTGLPELSGPERVRAELDILGLDASAHVVAFYAPMLDALGVTRSRDLLRARSRSTVWACGVKVATQTPPIRTGRRVVFLTLDDSTGPVDATFFEDVQGPYAATVFHSWMLLVRGVVRRTGPRGVSLRATGAWELTPLWEAWLAGGLEAVYAAMEATEQAATEQAQALEAAHQEQVGAGRRVLVHASGFRQSPYADIRPAGEDVRGSHRLGQGVVVPDGREAEQFSPPRKLWHSSPGSSGH
- a CDS encoding methyltransferase domain-containing protein, with the protein product MAEEQWRHRRGGVETALRTSAVWASVRGLIERREAELGRPLRVLDLGGGTGGLAVPLAELGHQVTVVDPSPDALASLSRRSSERGVADRVTALQGDADSLAGFVGDEQLDLVCCHGTLEVVDDPAATLAALAGVLAPGGYLSLVAAGRLAVVLARALAGQFAQAHTALTSADGRWGSADPLPRRFDATELRTLVEQSGLTVEDVHGVRVFSDLVPSALIDSDADRVALLELEQAATAHPDFGFLGQLGAAVHVLARR
- the dinB gene encoding DNA polymerase IV, producing the protein MSRRQYALPQRNDEHPPDDTGCTVLHVDMDAFYASASLLSRPELVGTPVIIGGGGNRGVVLSATYEARRFGVASAMPMARARRLCPTATVVAPDYALYSTISAAVMATFETITPIVEPLSLDEAFLDVAGAVRRLGTPAAIGQLIRDTIHDEQGITCSVGVAPTKFVAKLASGLAKPDGMVVVPRDEVVTFVQQLPVGALWGVGDKTEEALLRLGLHTVADIAHTPLDTLRRALGESAGPHLHDLAWGRDPRHVEVQRRERSIGSDETFEFDVDDPAYIHRQLLKLSDRTAARVRSARMMGRTVTIRVRFSDFTTITRSRTLRDPTDVSREIFDTAKSLYDALGLQRARIRLVGVRMEGLVESEGAPIQGTLDEPDHGWREADRAVDRASARFGAGSVRPASLISDRERERRRGERGERGVDPGTPRPRPANG
- a CDS encoding DUF3040 domain-containing protein, coding for MPLSEHEQQLLEQMEQALYAEDPKFASQMQGAGARRSARRRMAVGVVGVVLGLALVLVGVNTTMWIGAVGFAVMVGAVAFALTPPRRKAGLGTVQPDGSVRRSTPGKSASRSKSTKSGGSFMDRMEERWDKRRDDGL